In Xanthomonas theicola, a single genomic region encodes these proteins:
- a CDS encoding TetR/AcrR family transcriptional regulator, producing the protein MSARTPDATPRRRLSRQARTRQLLDVAWTLIRSKGTDALTLGQLAEDAGVSKPVVYDHFGTRNGLLAALYKDFDARQTAIIDAAIAASKPTLEDKASVIASRYVACVLAQGREIPSVLAALGGSPELASVKRHYQQVFIEKCRKILAPFSGPTGVSPAALWALLGAADSLSQAVVSGDISEEQARHALFVSTLAMVKRSK; encoded by the coding sequence ATGAGCGCACGCACGCCCGACGCAACGCCACGTCGGCGTTTGTCCCGCCAGGCGCGAACCCGCCAGTTGCTCGACGTCGCGTGGACGCTGATCCGCAGCAAGGGAACCGATGCGCTGACCTTGGGGCAGCTCGCCGAGGATGCAGGCGTCAGCAAGCCGGTGGTCTACGACCACTTCGGCACGCGCAATGGATTGCTGGCTGCGCTCTACAAAGATTTCGATGCGCGCCAGACGGCCATCATCGATGCGGCCATCGCCGCCTCGAAGCCGACGTTGGAAGACAAGGCGAGCGTGATCGCCTCGCGCTACGTGGCGTGCGTGCTGGCGCAAGGGCGGGAGATTCCGAGCGTGCTGGCCGCGCTCGGCGGCTCGCCGGAGCTGGCCTCGGTCAAGCGGCATTACCAGCAGGTCTTCATCGAAAAATGCCGGAAAATCCTGGCACCGTTTTCCGGGCCGACCGGTGTGTCGCCGGCAGCGCTATGGGCGCTGCTGGGTGCGGCGGACTCGCTTTCGCAAGCGGTGGTGTCGGGCGACATCAGCGAAGAGCAGGCCAGGCACGCGCTGTTCGTGAGCACACTCGCCATGGTCAAACGCAGCAAATAG
- a CDS encoding S9 family peptidase — MHTSYRWIGSLALASVLPLAALAADGGYRQPPEPLLSVMRAPLNPSPRLDPSGKTVLLVQRTQYPPIARVAEPYLKLAGVRVEPRSHSRHDMANGYGIRTCLEGFALLDVASGKQTTVALPAGACPALPVWSPDGRRFAFGNTAADRVELWLGDVASGRVRRIDGVQLNPVLGGEIQWLGGSDTLLLKTVPQDLGAAPRKAAVPPGPEVKETIQGKGESSTYEARDTLSSPEDEALFAYYATSQLLKVDAATGSQSKVGAPAVYTAVDGAPDGRHVRVERLQRPYSYVTTYSRFAHDVAVLDLASGSERVLADLPVADRVPVQGVPTGPRAYSWRANQPATLVWAEALDGGDWKANVPARDKLLTLSAPFTAKPRELARVTQRYAGLSWFAEGAQALLDEYDENRHWRRTTLLDADRPGHGGRVLFDLSTDDLYADPGTPEMRVLANGEAVLHEDRGALFLSGQGASPAGNRPFLDRYELASGKTERLFRSDASVDEVFAGFAGDDVARLLTWRQSPVDPPNVYLRTLGQARPGAAAGEAAYASSIVPVTRFPDPTPLVRQIKKRLVTYKRKDGVELSFTLYTPPGYREGTRVPAILYAYPLDYADPSKAGQVSGANERDFTRLSSYQLLLLAGYAIIDDTAFPIVGDPKTAYDTYLQQLVDNASAAVDKAVELGVVDRQRIGVTGHSHGALMAANLLAHTDLFRAGVATSGSYNKTLTPFGFQNERRSFWAAPQVYAQASAFFHADKIDEPLLIVHGMDDANPGTETTQAPRLFQAIRGNGGTARLVLLPFEPHWYTARESNEDLVAEMLEWFDRYVKNAAPRAAAAQKQ, encoded by the coding sequence ATGCACACGTCGTATCGATGGATCGGGTCGCTGGCGCTCGCCAGCGTGTTGCCGCTCGCCGCCTTGGCCGCGGACGGCGGTTACCGGCAGCCGCCGGAGCCGCTGCTGAGCGTGATGCGCGCGCCGCTGAATCCATCGCCGCGGTTGGATCCCTCCGGCAAGACCGTGTTGCTGGTGCAGCGCACCCAGTATCCGCCGATCGCGCGCGTCGCCGAGCCGTACCTGAAGCTGGCCGGCGTGCGCGTGGAGCCGCGCAGCCACAGCCGCCACGACATGGCCAACGGCTATGGCATCCGCACCTGCCTGGAAGGCTTCGCCCTGCTCGACGTGGCCAGCGGCAAGCAGACCACGGTGGCCTTGCCGGCCGGCGCCTGTCCGGCGCTGCCGGTGTGGTCGCCCGACGGGCGCCGCTTCGCCTTCGGCAACACCGCCGCCGACCGCGTCGAGCTATGGCTGGGCGACGTCGCCAGCGGCCGCGTGCGCCGGATCGACGGCGTGCAGCTCAATCCGGTGCTGGGCGGCGAGATCCAGTGGCTGGGCGGCAGCGACACGCTGCTGCTGAAGACCGTGCCGCAGGACCTGGGCGCGGCGCCGCGCAAGGCGGCGGTGCCGCCGGGCCCGGAGGTCAAGGAAACCATCCAGGGCAAGGGCGAAAGCAGCACCTACGAGGCGCGCGACACGCTGTCCAGTCCCGAGGACGAGGCGCTGTTCGCGTACTACGCCACCTCGCAGCTGCTCAAGGTCGATGCCGCCACCGGCAGCCAGAGCAAGGTCGGCGCGCCGGCGGTCTACACCGCGGTCGACGGCGCCCCCGACGGCCGCCACGTGCGCGTGGAGCGACTGCAGCGGCCGTATTCCTACGTCACCACCTACAGCCGCTTCGCGCACGACGTCGCGGTGCTGGACCTGGCCAGCGGCAGCGAGCGCGTCCTGGCCGACCTGCCGGTCGCCGACCGGGTGCCGGTGCAGGGCGTGCCGACCGGCCCGCGCGCGTATTCCTGGCGGGCCAACCAGCCGGCGACGCTGGTGTGGGCCGAAGCGCTGGACGGTGGCGACTGGAAGGCGAACGTGCCGGCGCGCGACAAACTGCTGACCCTGTCGGCGCCGTTCACCGCCAAGCCGCGCGAACTGGCGCGGGTGACGCAGCGCTATGCCGGGCTGTCCTGGTTCGCCGAGGGCGCGCAGGCGCTGCTGGACGAGTACGACGAGAACCGCCACTGGCGCCGCACTACGCTGCTGGACGCGGACCGCCCCGGCCATGGCGGCCGCGTGCTGTTCGACCTGTCCACCGACGACCTGTACGCCGATCCCGGCACCCCGGAGATGCGCGTGCTCGCCAACGGCGAAGCGGTGCTGCACGAGGACCGCGGCGCGTTGTTCCTGAGCGGACAGGGCGCCTCGCCGGCCGGCAACCGGCCGTTCCTGGATCGCTACGAGCTGGCCAGCGGCAAGACCGAGCGCCTGTTCCGCAGCGACGCCAGCGTCGACGAGGTGTTCGCCGGTTTCGCCGGCGACGACGTGGCGCGGCTGCTGACCTGGCGGCAGTCGCCGGTCGATCCGCCGAACGTGTACCTGCGCACGCTGGGCCAGGCGCGGCCGGGCGCGGCGGCGGGCGAGGCGGCCTACGCGTCCAGCATCGTGCCGGTGACCCGCTTTCCCGACCCGACGCCGCTGGTACGTCAGATCAAGAAGCGCTTGGTGACCTACAAGCGCAAGGACGGGGTGGAGTTGTCGTTCACCCTGTACACGCCGCCGGGCTACCGGGAAGGCACGCGGGTGCCGGCGATCCTGTACGCCTATCCGCTCGACTATGCCGACCCGTCCAAGGCCGGCCAGGTCAGCGGCGCCAACGAACGCGATTTCACCCGCCTGAGCTCCTACCAGCTGCTGCTGCTGGCCGGCTACGCGATCATCGACGACACCGCGTTCCCGATCGTCGGCGATCCCAAGACCGCCTACGACACCTATCTGCAGCAGCTGGTGGACAACGCCAGCGCCGCGGTAGACAAGGCGGTGGAACTGGGTGTGGTCGATCGCCAGCGGATCGGCGTCACCGGTCACAGCCACGGCGCGCTGATGGCCGCCAACCTGCTGGCGCATACCGACTTGTTCCGCGCCGGCGTGGCCACCAGCGGCAGCTACAACAAGACCCTGACCCCGTTCGGCTTCCAGAACGAGCGGCGCTCGTTCTGGGCCGCGCCGCAGGTCTATGCGCAGGCCTCGGCGTTCTTCCATGCCGACAAGATCGACGAGCCGCTGCTGATCGTGCACGGCATGGACGATGCGAATCCCGGTACCGAGACCACCCAGGCGCCGCGTCTGTTCCAGGCGATCCGCGGCAACGGCGGCACCGCGCGCCTGGTGCTGCTGCCGTTCGAGCCGCACTGGTACACGGCGCGCGAGTCCAACGAGGACCTGGTCGCCGAGATGCTGGAGTGGTTCGACCGCTACGTGAAGAATGCCGCGCCGCGCGCCGCCGCGGCGCAGAAGCAGTAG
- a CDS encoding malate dehydrogenase, producing the protein MKTPVRVAVTGAAGQIAYALLFRIASGEMLGKDQPVILQLLELPVEKAQAALKGVMMELEDGAFPLLAGMVGTDDAEVAFKDADVALLVGARPRGPGMERKDLLLENAKIFTAQGAALNKVASRNVKVLVVGNPANTNAYIAMKSAPDLNPKNFTAMLRLDHNRALSQLAAKLGKPVGGIEKLVVWGNHSPTMYPDYRFATADGASIGDAINDQEWNAGTFIPTVGKRGAAIIQARGLSSAASAANAAIDHVHDWVLGSGGKWVTMGIASDGSYGIPEGVVFGFPVTTENGEYTLVKDLPIDAFSRKYIDRTLAELEEERSGVAHLLG; encoded by the coding sequence ATGAAGACACCCGTACGTGTTGCCGTGACCGGTGCCGCCGGCCAGATCGCCTATGCCCTGCTGTTCCGTATCGCCTCCGGCGAAATGCTGGGCAAGGACCAGCCGGTGATCCTGCAGCTGCTCGAGCTGCCGGTGGAGAAGGCCCAGGCCGCGCTGAAGGGCGTGATGATGGAGTTGGAGGACGGCGCGTTCCCGCTGCTGGCCGGCATGGTCGGCACCGACGACGCGGAAGTGGCGTTCAAGGACGCCGACGTCGCCCTGCTGGTCGGTGCGCGTCCGCGCGGTCCGGGCATGGAGCGCAAGGACCTGCTGCTGGAGAACGCCAAGATCTTCACCGCGCAGGGCGCGGCGCTGAACAAGGTCGCCAGCCGCAACGTCAAGGTGCTGGTGGTCGGCAACCCGGCCAACACCAACGCCTACATCGCGATGAAGTCGGCGCCGGACCTGAACCCGAAGAACTTCACCGCGATGCTGCGCCTGGACCACAACCGCGCGCTGAGCCAGCTCGCCGCCAAGCTCGGCAAGCCGGTCGGCGGCATCGAGAAGCTGGTGGTGTGGGGCAACCACAGCCCGACCATGTACCCGGACTACCGCTTCGCCACCGCCGACGGCGCCTCGATCGGCGACGCGATCAACGACCAGGAGTGGAACGCGGGGACCTTCATCCCGACCGTCGGCAAGCGCGGCGCGGCGATCATCCAAGCGCGCGGCCTGTCCTCGGCGGCCTCGGCGGCGAACGCGGCGATCGACCACGTCCACGACTGGGTGCTGGGCAGCGGCGGCAAGTGGGTGACGATGGGCATTGCCTCCGACGGCAGCTACGGCATTCCGGAAGGCGTGGTGTTCGGCTTCCCGGTGACGACCGAGAACGGCGAGTACACCCTGGTCAAGGACCTGCCGATCGACGCGTTCAGCCGCAAGTACATCGACAGGACCCTGGCCGAGCTGGAAGAAGAGCGCAGCGGCGTGGCGCACCTGCTGGGCTGA
- a CDS encoding NAD(P)H-dependent oxidoreductase — protein sequence MHAVIVVAHPDQRSHTHAVAAQLGAGLAAADAGHTFEIADLAQEGFDPRFTRNDVAVQLKTTAPDTDIAAEHARLDRADALILVYPIYWWSFPALLKGWIDRVFTQGWAYEDDANGRLVGKLARLRVHLLAIGGADQRTYARHGYFGAMKTQIDHGIFGYCGARVQTSELLLLPDPAFPQAHYASAHAIGRRIFCAAAATRSESIPA from the coding sequence ATGCACGCCGTCATCGTCGTAGCCCATCCGGATCAACGCTCTCATACCCACGCCGTCGCTGCGCAGCTGGGCGCAGGTCTGGCGGCGGCCGATGCGGGGCACACCTTCGAAATCGCCGACCTGGCCCAGGAAGGGTTCGATCCGCGGTTTACCCGCAACGACGTCGCGGTACAGCTGAAGACCACCGCTCCCGACACCGACATCGCCGCGGAACATGCGCGCCTGGACCGCGCCGACGCCCTGATCCTGGTCTATCCGATCTACTGGTGGTCCTTTCCCGCCCTGCTCAAGGGCTGGATCGACCGCGTCTTCACCCAGGGCTGGGCCTACGAGGACGACGCGAACGGAAGGCTGGTCGGCAAGCTCGCGCGCCTGCGTGTCCACCTGCTCGCCATCGGCGGCGCCGATCAGCGCACCTATGCGCGCCACGGCTACTTCGGCGCGATGAAGACGCAGATCGACCACGGCATCTTCGGCTACTGCGGCGCACGCGTGCAGACATCGGAACTGCTTCTGCTGCCGGATCCGGCATTCCCGCAGGCGCACTACGCATCGGCGCACGCCATTGGCCGGCGCATTTTTTGCGCTGCCGCCGCCACCCGCAGCGAGAGCATCCCGGCATGA
- a CDS encoding mechanosensitive ion channel family protein: MDLDWIPWRTYTLPIGAAVVLGFLAWWLLLGIAQRMRGRDYRRARVIGVISVPMAFLLPMLMLSFALESTPLDERALTDLQHLLHIGMIACVTWLLVRGAAALEAAILRSYPIEVADNLAARRVQTQTRVLARVAMGTIILLGTSVVLLTFPAVRQIGTTLLASAGIIGLVAGIAAKPVFGNLIAGLQIALTQPIRLDDVVIVEGEWGRIEEIGSSYVVVRIWDERRMVVPLTWFIENPFQNWTRSSADLLGTAFLWLDYRTPMAQLRAELERICKSEPLWDGRVCVTQVTETSERTIQVRLLVSARNSGDAFDLRCIVRERMIDFLTRDHPYALPRMRAEIASEAAPPLRPAPAASLDSAAMRSPGAEDGAPAPPVAADLAAPGPGAV; encoded by the coding sequence CTGGATCTCGACTGGATCCCGTGGCGTACCTACACGCTGCCGATCGGCGCCGCGGTCGTGCTCGGCTTCCTCGCCTGGTGGCTGCTGCTGGGCATCGCGCAGCGCATGCGCGGGCGCGACTACCGCCGCGCCCGCGTCATCGGCGTCATCAGCGTGCCGATGGCCTTCCTGCTGCCGATGCTGATGCTCAGTTTCGCGCTGGAATCCACGCCGCTGGACGAGCGCGCGCTGACCGACCTGCAGCATCTGCTGCACATCGGCATGATCGCCTGCGTGACCTGGCTGCTGGTGCGTGGCGCCGCCGCACTGGAAGCGGCGATCCTGCGCAGCTATCCGATCGAGGTGGCCGACAACCTAGCCGCGCGCCGCGTCCAGACCCAGACCCGGGTGCTGGCGCGGGTGGCGATGGGCACGATCATCCTGCTCGGTACTTCGGTGGTGCTGCTGACCTTTCCGGCGGTACGGCAGATCGGCACCACGCTGCTGGCTTCGGCGGGCATCATCGGCCTGGTCGCCGGTATCGCCGCCAAGCCGGTGTTCGGCAACCTGATCGCCGGCCTGCAGATCGCCTTGACCCAGCCGATCCGGCTCGACGACGTGGTCATCGTCGAAGGCGAGTGGGGCCGCATCGAGGAGATCGGCAGTTCCTACGTGGTGGTGCGCATCTGGGACGAGCGGCGCATGGTGGTGCCGTTGACCTGGTTCATCGAGAACCCGTTCCAGAACTGGACCCGCAGCAGCGCCGACCTGCTCGGCACCGCATTCCTGTGGCTGGACTACCGCACGCCGATGGCGCAGCTGCGCGCCGAGCTGGAGCGGATCTGCAAGAGCGAACCGCTGTGGGACGGACGCGTCTGCGTGACCCAGGTGACCGAGACCAGCGAGCGCACGATCCAGGTGCGCCTGCTGGTCAGCGCGCGCAATTCCGGCGATGCGTTCGACCTGCGCTGCATCGTGCGCGAGCGGATGATCGATTTCCTGACCCGCGACCACCCGTATGCCTTGCCGAGGATGCGCGCGGAGATCGCGTCGGAAGCGGCACCGCCGTTGCGGCCGGCGCCGGCCGCGTCCCTGGATTCGGCGGCAATGCGCTCGCCCGGCGCCGAGGACGGCGCGCCGGCGCCGCCGGTGGCGGCGGATCTGGCCGCACCGGGGCCGGGCGCGGTGTAG
- a CDS encoding class II 3-deoxy-7-phosphoheptulonate synthase, whose amino-acid sequence MNLSVPVVAPESAQPSWAPASWRGKPALQMPVYPDAQALEATLGELRHLPPLVTSWEIFALKKQLAEAQEGKRFLLQGGDCAENFSDCESGTISNRLKVLLQMSLVLVHGLRLPVVRVGRYAGQYAKPRSADTETRDGVTLPSYRGDVVNGPEFTAQARVPDPRRMITAHSRSAMTMNFVRALIDGGFADLHHPEYWNLSWVGYSPLAEDYQKMVASIGDAVRFMETLSGAQLYNLNRVDFYTSHEALLLPYEEALTREVPRQWGWFNLSTHYPWIGMRTAALDGAHVEYFRGIRNPIAIKVGPSAQPDQLLRLIDVLNPEDEPGRLTFIHRMGAAQIAQKLPPLLDAVKRDGRRVLWVCDAMHGNTESTSNGYKTRRYHNVLGEVEQSFDIHAAAGTRLGGVHLELTGEDVTECTGGARELTERDLERAYRSSVDPRLNYEQSLEIALAIVRKQNGRSVPLTMD is encoded by the coding sequence ATGAACCTGTCCGTCCCCGTGGTCGCGCCCGAATCCGCCCAGCCGTCCTGGGCGCCTGCCAGCTGGCGCGGCAAACCCGCGCTGCAGATGCCGGTGTATCCGGACGCGCAGGCGCTGGAGGCGACGCTGGGCGAGTTGCGCCACCTGCCGCCGCTGGTCACCTCGTGGGAGATCTTCGCGCTGAAGAAGCAACTGGCCGAGGCGCAGGAAGGCAAGCGCTTCCTGCTGCAGGGCGGCGATTGCGCGGAGAACTTCAGCGATTGCGAGTCGGGCACGATCTCCAACCGGCTCAAGGTGCTGCTGCAGATGAGCCTGGTGCTGGTGCATGGATTGCGCCTGCCGGTGGTGCGGGTCGGGCGCTATGCAGGCCAGTACGCCAAGCCGCGCTCGGCCGACACCGAGACCCGCGACGGGGTGACCCTGCCCAGCTACCGCGGCGACGTGGTCAACGGCCCGGAGTTCACCGCGCAGGCGCGCGTGCCCGATCCACGGCGGATGATCACCGCGCATTCCCGTTCGGCGATGACGATGAACTTCGTGCGCGCATTGATCGACGGCGGTTTCGCCGACCTGCACCATCCCGAGTACTGGAACCTGAGCTGGGTCGGCTATTCGCCGCTGGCCGAGGACTACCAGAAGATGGTGGCCTCGATCGGCGATGCGGTGCGCTTCATGGAAACCCTGTCCGGCGCGCAGCTGTACAACCTCAACCGGGTCGACTTCTATACCTCGCACGAAGCGCTGCTGCTGCCGTACGAGGAAGCGCTGACCCGCGAGGTGCCGCGGCAATGGGGCTGGTTCAACCTCAGCACCCACTATCCGTGGATCGGCATGCGCACCGCGGCGCTGGACGGCGCGCACGTGGAATATTTCCGCGGCATCCGCAATCCGATCGCGATCAAGGTCGGGCCGTCGGCGCAGCCGGATCAGTTGCTGCGCCTGATCGACGTGCTCAATCCCGAAGACGAACCGGGCCGGCTGACCTTCATCCATCGCATGGGCGCGGCGCAGATCGCGCAGAAGCTGCCGCCGCTGCTGGACGCGGTGAAACGCGACGGCCGCCGCGTGCTGTGGGTGTGCGATGCGATGCACGGCAATACCGAGAGCACCAGCAACGGCTACAAGACGCGGCGCTACCACAACGTACTGGGCGAGGTGGAGCAGTCGTTCGACATCCATGCCGCGGCCGGCACGCGGCTGGGCGGCGTGCACCTGGAGCTGACCGGCGAGGACGTCACCGAGTGCACCGGCGGCGCGCGCGAGCTGACCGAGCGCGACCTGGAGCGGGCCTACCGCTCCAGCGTGGATCCGCGGCTGAACTACGAGCAGTCGCTGGAGATCGCGCTGGCGATCGTGCGCAAGCAGAACGGGCGCAGCGTGCCGCTGACGATGGACTGA
- a CDS encoding DUF2127 domain-containing protein: MASKKAYNPDPHAHPGLHLIALLEAGKGLLAVLAATGLELMGPLPLRAAVDRLIVRFSLDPEHGALPSLLTMINPGALHLAAAGMLAYGVLHIVEAWGLWRAKAWASMLGCISAAIYLPFDIYAIVRHPGWASWAVLAINLAVVGILARDLVRRRRRSAR; this comes from the coding sequence GTGGCCAGCAAGAAGGCGTACAACCCGGATCCGCACGCGCATCCGGGCCTGCACCTGATCGCACTGCTGGAGGCCGGCAAGGGCCTGCTGGCGGTGCTCGCGGCCACGGGCCTGGAACTGATGGGCCCGCTGCCGCTGCGCGCGGCGGTGGACCGGCTGATCGTCCGTTTCAGCCTGGACCCGGAGCACGGCGCGCTGCCGTCGCTGCTCACCATGATCAATCCGGGCGCGTTGCATCTGGCCGCGGCCGGCATGCTCGCCTATGGCGTGCTGCATATCGTCGAAGCCTGGGGCCTGTGGCGCGCCAAGGCCTGGGCGTCGATGCTGGGCTGCATCTCCGCCGCCATCTATTTGCCGTTCGACATCTACGCGATCGTGCGCCATCCCGGCTGGGCGTCCTGGGCGGTGTTGGCGATCAATCTCGCCGTGGTCGGTATCCTGGCCCGTGACCTGGTCCGGCGCCGGCGGCGTTCCGCGCGCTGA
- the typA gene encoding translational GTPase TypA, with product MSIENLRNIAIVAHVDHGKTTLVDCLLKQSGTLSERTVLAERVMDSNDQEKERGITILAKNTAITWQGNRINIVDTPGHADFGGEVERVLSMVDSVLILVDAMDGPMPQTRFVTQKAFAMGFKPIVVVNKIDRPGARPDWVIDQVFDLFDKLGATNEQLDFPIVYASALHGYASLDDSAREGDMTPLYAAIMKHVAPPQVDPDGPFQMRISQLDYNNFVGLIGIGRIQRGKIKKNMPVSIVDREGKKRQGKILQVLGFMGLERVEVEEAEAGDIVAISGVADMSISDTICALDAPEALPALTVDEPTISMTFQVNNSPFAGSKDHSGGKFITSRQIRERLERETLHNVALKVEEGSDPDKFLVSGRGELHLSVLIENMRREGFELAVSRPEVIVKEIDGQQMEPVEQLVVDIEEQHQGGVMEKLGIRKGQLKNMEPDGKGRVRLDYMIPARGLIGFQNEFRTLTQGSGLLFHVFDHYGPKEQGAIAKRQNGVMIANAAGATPAYALGPLEERGRLFAAEGDNVYEGQLVGIHSKDNDLTVNAIKTKPLTNMRASGKDDAIKLTPAIKYTLEQALDFIEDDELVEVTPKEIRLRKKFLTESDRKRAGRGG from the coding sequence ATGTCCATCGAAAATCTTCGCAATATCGCCATCGTCGCCCACGTCGACCACGGCAAGACCACCCTCGTCGACTGCCTGCTGAAGCAGTCCGGCACCCTGTCCGAGCGCACGGTGCTGGCCGAGCGCGTGATGGACAGCAACGATCAGGAAAAGGAGCGCGGCATCACGATCCTGGCCAAGAACACGGCCATCACCTGGCAGGGCAACCGCATCAACATCGTCGACACCCCCGGACACGCCGACTTCGGCGGCGAAGTGGAGCGCGTGCTGTCGATGGTGGACTCGGTGCTGATCCTGGTCGACGCGATGGACGGGCCGATGCCGCAGACCCGCTTCGTCACCCAGAAGGCGTTCGCGATGGGCTTCAAGCCGATCGTGGTGGTCAACAAGATCGACCGCCCGGGCGCGCGTCCGGACTGGGTGATCGACCAGGTGTTCGACCTGTTCGACAAGCTCGGCGCGACCAACGAGCAGCTCGACTTCCCGATCGTCTACGCCTCGGCGCTGCACGGCTACGCGAGCCTGGACGACAGCGCGCGCGAAGGCGACATGACCCCGCTGTACGCAGCGATCATGAAGCACGTGGCGCCGCCGCAGGTGGACCCGGACGGTCCGTTCCAGATGCGCATCAGCCAACTGGACTACAACAACTTCGTCGGCCTGATCGGCATCGGCCGCATCCAGCGCGGCAAGATCAAGAAGAACATGCCGGTCAGCATCGTCGACCGCGAGGGCAAGAAGCGCCAGGGCAAGATCCTGCAGGTGCTCGGCTTCATGGGCCTGGAGCGGGTGGAAGTGGAGGAAGCCGAGGCCGGCGACATCGTCGCCATCTCCGGTGTGGCCGACATGAGCATCTCCGACACCATCTGCGCGCTGGACGCCCCCGAAGCGCTGCCGGCGCTGACCGTGGACGAGCCGACCATCTCGATGACCTTCCAGGTCAACAATTCGCCGTTCGCCGGCAGCAAGGACCACAGCGGCGGCAAGTTCATCACTAGCCGCCAGATCCGCGAGCGCCTGGAGCGCGAGACCCTGCACAACGTCGCGCTGAAGGTCGAGGAAGGCTCGGACCCGGACAAGTTCCTGGTCTCCGGCCGCGGCGAGCTGCACCTGTCGGTGCTGATCGAGAACATGCGCCGCGAAGGCTTCGAACTGGCGGTGTCGCGCCCGGAAGTCATCGTCAAGGAGATCGACGGCCAGCAGATGGAGCCGGTCGAGCAGCTGGTGGTGGACATCGAAGAGCAGCACCAGGGCGGCGTGATGGAGAAGCTGGGCATCCGCAAGGGCCAGCTGAAGAACATGGAGCCGGACGGCAAGGGCCGCGTGCGCCTGGACTACATGATCCCGGCGCGTGGCTTGATCGGCTTCCAGAACGAGTTCCGCACCCTGACCCAGGGGTCGGGCCTGCTGTTCCACGTGTTCGACCACTACGGCCCGAAGGAACAGGGCGCCATCGCCAAGCGCCAGAACGGCGTGATGATCGCCAACGCCGCCGGCGCCACCCCCGCCTACGCGCTGGGGCCGCTGGAAGAGCGCGGCCGCCTGTTCGCCGCCGAAGGCGACAACGTGTACGAAGGCCAGCTGGTCGGCATCCACTCCAAGGACAACGATCTGACCGTCAACGCGATCAAGACCAAGCCGCTGACCAACATGCGCGCGTCGGGCAAGGACGATGCGATCAAGCTGACCCCGGCAATCAAGTACACCCTGGAGCAGGCGCTGGACTTCATCGAGGACGACGAACTGGTCGAGGTCACCCCGAAGGAAATCCGCCTGCGCAAGAAGTTCCTGACCGAAAGCGATCGCAAGCGCGCCGGTCGCGGCGGCTGA
- a CDS encoding peptidylprolyl isomerase: MSLIAHFDTARGPIKIELYPDKAPLTVANFVNLAERGFYDGLTFHRVIADFMIQGGCPEGSGRGGPGYRFEDETDNGVRHERGVLSMANAGPSTNGSQFFITHTATPWLDGKHTVFGKVIEGLDVVDSVVQGDVINKVALEGDADAVLAAKADRVAEWNRLLSA, encoded by the coding sequence ATGTCCCTGATCGCCCATTTCGACACCGCCCGCGGCCCGATCAAGATCGAGCTGTATCCCGACAAGGCGCCGCTGACCGTGGCCAACTTCGTGAACCTGGCCGAGCGCGGCTTCTACGACGGGCTGACCTTCCACCGCGTGATCGCCGACTTCATGATCCAGGGCGGCTGCCCGGAAGGCTCCGGCCGCGGCGGCCCGGGCTACCGCTTCGAGGACGAGACCGACAACGGCGTGCGCCACGAGCGCGGGGTGCTGTCGATGGCCAACGCCGGCCCCAGCACCAACGGCAGCCAGTTCTTCATCACCCACACCGCCACCCCTTGGCTGGACGGCAAGCACACCGTGTTCGGCAAGGTGATCGAGGGCCTGGACGTGGTCGACAGCGTCGTCCAGGGCGATGTGATCAACAAGGTCGCCCTCGAAGGCGACGCCGATGCGGTGCTGGCGGCCAAGGCCGACCGCGTCGCCGAATGGAACCGCCTGCTCAGCGCCTGA
- a CDS encoding glutaredoxin family protein, with translation MCLLLLGIGGGGVHAWWRGGQSAALADRDPRRLTGEDGIVMLAADWCGYCRRQQADFARARVRYRVLDVEQEHGRRAAAALGREGVPITVIGQRVIDGYDTAALDAHLLRLGYRVY, from the coding sequence TTGTGCCTGCTGCTGCTCGGAATCGGCGGCGGCGGTGTGCATGCGTGGTGGCGCGGCGGCCAGTCGGCGGCGCTGGCGGACCGCGATCCGCGGCGGCTCACCGGCGAGGACGGCATCGTGATGCTGGCCGCCGACTGGTGCGGCTACTGCCGTCGGCAACAGGCCGATTTCGCCCGCGCCCGGGTCCGCTATCGCGTCCTCGACGTGGAGCAGGAGCACGGCCGCCGCGCGGCCGCCGCCCTGGGCCGCGAGGGCGTGCCGATCACGGTGATCGGCCAGCGCGTGATCGATGGCTACGACACGGCCGCTCTGGACGCGCACCTGCTCCGGCTCGGCTATCGCGTCTACTGA